The Candidatus Methylomirabilis sp. genome includes the window GCTCTTGAAGACCGACAGGCGCGGACGCTCCGGCCGCCCGACCACCTTCTTCCGGACCCGGCGGTGGCGCTTGAGGCGCGCGAGGGCGATGGCTCTGGCGTTACCCATGGGACGCTCCATACCCGGGAGAGAGCTAGGCGCCCGTCTTCCCGGCCTTGCGGCGGATCCGCTCCTCCAGGTACTTGATCCCCTTGCCCTTGTAGGGCTCCGGCTTCCGGAAGGAGCGGATCTTGGCCGCCACCGCCCCCACCAGCTGCTTATCTGACCCGGAAACGGTGACGAGCGTCTGGTTCTCCACCTCCACCGCGATCCCCGCCGGAACCGCGTAGACCACCGGTCGGGAGTACCCGACGGAGAGGGTCAGGGTCCGCCCCTGGACGGCGGCCCGGTAGCCCACCCCCACCATCTCCAGCTTCCGGCGGAAGCCGGCCGTGACGCCGGTGACCATGTTGGCCACGAGCGCCCGGGTGAGGCCGTGCAGCGCCCGGTGCCGCTTCTCGTCGGAGGGCCGGCGGCAGACGACCTTCCCCTCGACCACCTCCACCGTGATGTCCGGGGGGACCGACAGACTCAGCTTGCCCTTCGGCCCCTCCACGTGCACGGTCCGGTCCAGCACGGCGACCTTGACCTTCTCGGGAATCGGGACCGGGAGGCGTCCGATGCGCGACACGCTTCTCCTCCTACCACACGGCGCAGAGGACCTCGCCCCCGACCTTTCCCTCCCGGGCCGCGCGGTCTGTCATGAGGCCCTTGGAGGTGGAGACAATGGCGACGCCCAGGCCACTCCGGATCCGGGGGAGCTTGCCGGCCCCGGTGTAGACCCGGAGGCCGGGGCGGCTCACCCGCTGGATA containing:
- the rplF gene encoding 50S ribosomal protein L6, with amino-acid sequence MSRIGRLPVPIPEKVKVAVLDRTVHVEGPKGKLSLSVPPDITVEVVEGKVVCRRPSDEKRHRALHGLTRALVANMVTGVTAGFRRKLEMVGVGYRAAVQGRTLTLSVGYSRPVVYAVPAGIAVEVENQTLVTVSGSDKQLVGAVAAKIRSFRKPEPYKGKGIKYLEERIRRKAGKTGA